In one window of Gymnogyps californianus isolate 813 chromosome 9, ASM1813914v2, whole genome shotgun sequence DNA:
- the LOC127019493 gene encoding putative P2Y purinoceptor 10, with amino-acid sequence MTHLPYTTTDVSSSPVMTQSNQTCSSHNITFKNSLYATTYTIIFIPGLLANSAALWVLCRFISKKNKAVIFMINLAVADLAHVLSLPLRIYYYINSTWPFGRFLCLLCFYLKYLNMYASICFLTCISIQRYFFLYQPFKAKDWKRRYDAAISAAVWLFVGVACLPFPIMRSYGLAKNTNTCFADLQVRQIDSKVATVLMTGTAELFGFIGPLIIILFCTWKTKDSLRGFQIPLENSSERRKALRMVSMCAIVFCVCFAPYHINFFFYMLVKENVITDCFLSTITLYAQPFCLSLASLDCCLDPILYFFMTSEFQDQISRHSSMVIRSRLMSKESASSIKE; translated from the coding sequence ATGACCCACCTGCCCTATACCACGACAGATGTTTCCAGCAGCCCAGTCATGACGCAGAGCAACCAGACCTGCTCCAGTCACAATATAACATTCAAAAACAGCCTGTATGCAACCACGTACACCATCATATTCATCCCCGGCCTCCTGGCAAACAGCGCTGCCCTGTGGGTCTTGTGCCGCTTCATCAGCAAGAAGAACAAAGCCGTCATTTTCATGATCAACCTGGCCGTGGCCGACCTGGCTCACGTCCTCTCGCTGCCACTGCGAATATACTATTATATTAACTCCACGTGGCCTTTTGGGAGATTCCTTTGCTTACTGTGTTTCTACCTGAAGTACCTCAACATGTACGCCAGCATTTGTTTCCTCACCTGCATCAGCATTCAGAGGTATTTCTTCCTGTATCAGCCATTCAAAGCCAAGGACTGGAAGCGGCGGTACGATGCAGCCATCAGCGCTGCCGTCTGGCTCTTTGTTGGGGTGGCGTGCTTGCCGTTCCCTATCATGCGCAGCTACGGACTGGCCAAAAACACGAATACCTGCTTTGCAGACCTTCAAGTCAGGCAGATCGACAGCAAGGTGGCCACCGTGCTGATGACAGGCACGGCGGAGCTCTTTGGGTTCATCGGCCCGCTCatcattattttgttctgtacttggaaaacaaaagactcTCTTCGGGGCTTCCAGATACCGCTGGAAAACAGCAGCGAGAGGCGGAAGGCTTTAAGGATGGTTTCCATGTGTGCCATTGTGTTCTGCGTGTGTTTTGCACCATACCACATCAACTTCTTTTTCTACATGTTggtgaaagaaaatgtcattacAGACTGCTTCCTGAGTACCATCACGCTCTACGCCCAACCCTTTTGCTTGAGTCTTGCGAGTCTGGACTGCTGTTTGGATCCGATCCTGTATTTCTTCATGACTTCAGAGTTTCAGGACCAGATATCAAGGCACAGCAGCATGGTCATCAGGAGTCGGCTCATGAGCAAAGAGAGTGCCTCATCAATTAAGGAATGA